The DNA sequence TTTCCGTTTTTCCCCGGAAAATGTCTCTGGCAGGCACTCTCAtgcctttctgcctttttctgctGGAATGAGGTAAAGGGAATTGAACACTGAAGGAGTAGTCAGCAGAGACCACCATCTcctgtcctggccctgcagaaTTACATAGTTAAACAGTTAAATGAGGATATAAGTGTTTGTACAGCAGAGAGGTTCTGATACCAGCAGGCAAAATGGGAAGGCAACATTGCCAAGCCCCTTCTGGGGACAGGGAAGTGGCTCCCAAAGCAGTGGAACATCCTGTTGGCATCCTGTAGGGAGCCTGCAGCATTCTGAGCTCACTGCTCTCCTCTCCATGATGCagagaccccaccccaccctcCTGCCCTTTgattccctccttcccccctccTCCCAATCCTTCCTTTTGCCCTGTGCTGACTCCTGCAAGGCAAACACCTTGCAGACCTTCCCTGCATGGAGACCCACCACTTCATCCCTGCTGGCCTTTGGCTTCCCCATCTCTCTCCTTCTCCGTGCTCATCACATCACGAGCTGCCCCTGTTCCTCTCAATTCCCCCTGCTCAGCCCATGGTTTCACTGCCCAAAGCACTGCCCGGGGCCCCCTGAGCTGCCCAGGGGGAGGAGGTGTGCTGGtgtgggagggctgggagggctgtgTGGGTTTGCTCTGCGATGGAGTTGGCTGAGCTGCTCGGTTTCTCTGCAGGAACTGCATCGGGCAGCAGTTTGCCATGAACGAGTTGAAGGTGGCGCTGGCTCTGACCCTGCTGCGCTTCGAGCTCTTGCCCGACCCTGCCACGCCTCCCCTCAAAATAACTCGGATCATCCTTCGCTCCAAGAATGGGATTCACctgtatttaaagaaaattcgCTGATGCTGGAAAACATCCTGCCTTCACCAGAGGGAGGGACCAAGCAGATGACGGGACAATGTTTCTCTGGGGCAGAAGTGtagggcaggatttggggatgaGGATTCCTGATCTCTGTGCTTCGTCCACCACCTGAAAGCCCTTTTCAGGCTAAGCCCAGGTGGCTGGGATGACACTGCACAGACCCACTGCCATCTGCTCCAGGGCACTGATCTGAGAGCAGCCAGGCATGGCCACACTGTCCGTCCCCTTGCACTGCCATAAGGGCTGGTCTGGCAACATCTGCAGGGCCCACCAGCCTCCTTCTTACCAAATCCTGCCTTCACACTCGTGCCCTGGCCAAATCCGTGACcatttccagccctgctccgTCATCAGCACCTTCCTCAGTGCCTAGAGGTCAGCCCTCCTCTCCTGCAGTGGGGGCAGCCTGTTACAGACCTCTGTCTCACTTCTCACACTCAGTGGGTCTCTGTTTTGATGAAAGCACTGATTCCAGTTTGAGCTCTGAAATCGTGCCCAAACTGcaaaatattctgtaatttttgtCTTAATAAACCAATAATTTTTCTTGCAACAGCAGCTGTGTTGTTTATATTGCTAGTGCTTGCCTGCTTCATCATAAATGCAGTGTAAAACCCCTTTAGAAATGGAAGATGGAGAGGAAGCCCATGAGCCGCAAGAGATGACCCTGGACAGGCCAGGAAACTGCCTGTGAGTCTGCAGCCAACACAGCATCTCCTTCCATTCTTTAACAGGGGTCCAAAAATCAATCAGCAGTCAAAGCTCTGATAATTAAAAAGTGTGTTGGGCCAGGGGGGGTCCCTCTTTTTTCttagtattattttattttcttaagctGATAAAATTATGAGAGTTGGTACACTGGAGGACACTAGTGAGCTGTCCTCTGCCTCTGCAGGAATCCTTATTGGGATGGAATATCACACATCAAACTGTGAAGTCCCAAAAGCTGCTGTTGCAATTATCATCACAGTGAtgtcagctgcagctccaggatggTGAGAAGGCTGCTGGGCAGTTAGCAGCTAGCTTCATACAGCCTTCATCTGCAGAGTCTGGtttgcagggatgtgctgggacagcccaggagAAAATCCTCTTGCTCCAGCTGCCTGTCCCCTCTTCAGACACGAGGTGCAGCTCTCGAGCTGAAATCAGAATTAAGCAGCGGAGAGAGAACAGAGTATGCTTATCAAAATGTCAAAAGTTATGAAACTGTGAGACACCACAAGGTCTTTGGAGGGGCATGTCCGGATACATAATTATCCTGATAAATTGAAAAACTGCTGCAGTGAATGGAGGCGAGTCCATAAGCACAAGAGCAGGCACAGACATCGcacaaaaccaagagaaaaaatgaCTGACAGGCAGAAATTTCTCCATTGGATGTTGTGTacacagagagacagaaaaggtAATATGAATCAATAATATCCTGCTGTTGCAATCACAGCAAACATCATACTTGGATGcaaaaacacaaatatttctcaaaaatttTTCACTTATGCCTCTTTCAGCGGATGAAATGAGACAGTGTCCTTCAACCCTGTTTGGAGATTTAAGTACAAAAGCAACAGCATCTACTCCAAGCTTACATATTCTAAAgtgcaaaatgagaaaatttttaatcaaaataactGAAGTAACCAGAAGTAAATTACATACATCTCTGTATGGGATGCAATTTTCTTGTAAAGACAAGATTTCAAAAAAATACCATCTAAAGAGGAGTGGAGGAACCTTGGCATTCCAAAGTGAAAGATTAAAGCATGAGACTCTAAATGGAAGAGCAAAGGCTGAAATCATGGCATACCCAGTGAAAAAGGGTAGTTTAAAGAAGTTCACACTAGGGGACTTTGACATAACAGTCCTCATGTAATTAATGGCAGCTGCTAAATTGCATTTGGATAGATACAGATTTCACAACATCAAGCACTCCCTAAGATTTCTAAAGCCCTGGCATAGGTTATTTGGGGAATCTGCAGCAGTTTTAGAAGTTGGTGACTGGTTTTACTGAATATTCCAGAAGCCCAGAGGAGATAATGGATGTGGTAAAAGGCTGGGgcaggtttggtttggtttttgtgaGTGGGCTGAATTGGGGGTACACAAAAATCTGCACTGCTTCTGTTCCAACTGGACTGTCCCACACATGAATGTTCCTGGCCCTGGGATGGAAAAGCCTGACTGCTCCTGTCTTCATCCTGTTCAGTCATTGTCCCCCTCGATGACTTTTAGGGTTCACTAAAAAGCTACCTCTCCAtatttgaagaagaaaagggaagatgCTCTGCAGTTTTCTCACTGTCCTCTCAGACTTGTGCTTGTGGCTTCTTTGCATGggaagggagcagagcctggtttCCCCTGCAGCCACCCAAACCTAGCATAAAATCTGTTTATAAATCTCTCCTTGGTGCTGTCACCCCCTaggccaggagctggggacaccctgctgAATGACACCACACACGGCAGCCCAGCTCACGGCTTCCCTGAGCCACATGGGCCAGCACTGCATGCCAGGCAAGCCAGCCTGCATCCcacatcctgcatcccacatcctgcatcccacatcCTGCATCATCCCACACCCTGCATCATCTCACACCCTGCATCATCTCATCTCCTCCATCACAGACCTTCCATGGCTGCCCTGCTTCTGAACTGGAGAGCAAGGCTGAGGCTGCAAAGGGGCTTCTGGAACTACCAGTGCCCCAGTGCCAGAGTGTcattctaattaggaacggcagaaagaacgacacggactctcaaaggagtcagaacaggagagaatctctcagtttattgctccaggcctgttttatagacagatacgtggaaagtacagaaaggagactcttattggttagtaaactactacatcaccatcattggtcagtggggctcaccatccccctgaccttctcctgcaaggaaaacaaggagagcaaaacaacacctgcaagactgttttgtttccctgaggattgttttaattctttctcatgtttttcccaggttactttctcaggcaagcctgaggagctatgcggcctgtaatttgtacaggcactctgattcagatttagcatccataccAGAGCAAGCCAGATCTTCCCAGAACTTGATCCCTGAGAGCAGTTCCCCACATTTACCTGTCCCCTCCTATGTACGAGAGACATGGTTATAATAAAAAGACCTGGTCACATGGGGTGTATTGctcactgcaagaaagacaGTCAAGGACCAGCTGCAAAGGGCTTACCTCCTTCTTTAATCTTTCCCTACTTTCTGCAGAAAGGGTAATTGCAAAGATGATGGCCTGACCTTGGGCTGCATGATTCAGACCTTCAGATAAGTATTTTAACAAGAGCTCATGGGAGTGGCTGTATGAGGTGAAGCAAGGGCAGGTCTTTATTTCACTTAAAAATGTCTTGAATTTTTCTCATTGAGGCTTGTTTATTtgacagcagcaggacaaaGATGCCACCTACTCCCGCAGTTATTGTCACCAGTGCTGTGCAGCCACATCCTGGTCATGGGAAAGGTGTCTGTTTATCTCAGTTCGGTGGTGGCACTTTTTTGGATGCTGCCAGGCCTGTTGGAAAGAGCAGGaccagcagggagagcagctggctTGAAGCACCAGGAGTGCAGTCCCTGCACAGGACCCACCCCACTCTCCAGGCAAATTCACTGTCAGATGGCACCAGCAATTTCCATCTACACTCCACAGGGATTTTACACTGGAAGCAGCCTGTAAATTAAATAAGTATTGCAACATATTTGTAAGACAGCTGTACTAAATGCTTCCAGATATACATTCATCCTCGAGACATGTGTGGTCAGATGGGATCCAGGCAGCTTGCGTTACTCTGCAACACTTGCTGAGCTCTTGCCATGGTTTTCTCATCTATCATGTGTTTGGGAGCTTGAaatgctattattttttttggcattaCTGCTACATTTCATCTGTCATCACTAAGTGCTGCAGGAACACACAGGGACAGATGAGCCTCGACTCTTCTTCCTATCTGAATAAACACAGGCACAACCagggaaagcagctgctgcaaggTCATGCTCTGGGGCAAAGTAGACACTTGCCACCTAAATTTCACCTGCCCAGTAAACCACATTTTCTGCAATGAATTCCAGCAGTGTGAGTTAAATCAGTGAGGAAAATCCTCTCCTTCTGCTTAGGTGTCTAAAGTGAATGGACAAATTCCCTAGACCCAGAAAGCAAATTCCACAGCCTGCAGTGTCCAAGGTTGTTGTATGGGATGGAAATTCTTCAGTGTGACTGGGTTGTTTTATTGATGGCCTGAACTCTTGTGGCCCCAATGCCATCACGTGGACATCCACAGCATTGAGCCAACCCTCCAGAGGCTCTCTGCAAATGTTTGACAACTTTCCAAGTGTCCTTTAACACCCAACTGCAGTTTCACCAGTCTCAAAGGTTCAGAGGGTCAAGCCAAGTTTCTGTTCTCCCTGCCAGCCTCCCCAGATCGCTGTGGCAATCAGAAGACCCTTGTGCCTGCTTTTTCATGCTCAGATCTTCTTCTGGAGTCCTCCATCACCACGGCTATAGATTCTCCTGGTGCTAACAGATTGTTCTGGCCTTGTCCCAGGGCCTTACAGTGATCAAACCAATACTGTCCCTTTTCACTTTacttgcagctctgcagcaactTCACTTTGCCTTTTGAACCTTCATAGTTCCGTCCCCTGCAAAACCCCCTGAATTTTCTTCCCCTGGCTCTCAGCATTCATGGCTTCTCTTGCTGTGAATCCTCTGAAATACATGAGAAaggtttttctctctcctccacCAGTGAAATATACAATGCAGAGGTTGGAGGCTGGATTAAGTGCCCAGTTTTTCACCCATGATGCTTTTTTATCACCCAAGATCAGATTCTTgctccaaattcccaaaaatgtGGGTTTAGCCACACTGTCCCCTATGTTCCCTCCATATCAGCTCAGCACTTGACATCTCACTTGATTTGCATGACAACCTATATCCCTTGGCTTCTTGCTCAACAGTGGTTATTGGTTATTTTATAACTATAGGGAAGCCAGTTTGATAAAAATTGACCCTGATCATCGTTAAACTCATTCTCCAGGGACTTTGTCACCATTGAGAATTTCTGTGTTGTTATAAAACTtataaaaacttataaaagtttTATCTACAGCTGCACCAGAAACTGGCCTGGCCTCTCCACCCGTGGGTATGGAGGTATTTATGGGTTATTTTGTAGGGGACTGATGAAAGGTGCCAGCCAAATCCAGATTGGTGAGTCTGGTGATGATGTAGGTACCACAGGACATTCCAAACAGCTCCACTGGCACTGAACAAAGGCTCAACCATCAGACCTCCCTCATTTCCTTGTGCAAACCTTGTGAGGGACCCAACTACACAGCATCTTATTATTTATGAATACCCTGCAAGTTTTCACAGGAGAGTTTGTCATGTCAAAATGTGTCCTTTATGTTCTTTGGCTACAGCCGAAGCCCTCCCTAATAAATGCCTAACCTGGTTACAGCTTTCTGGCTGGTAAAGATCAACTTTTATCTCTTCCCTGAACTTTCATGCAGGTCCAGCTGGCTCACTATAAAAAGACACACAATTTTCATGAATATGGCCAAGTGTGTGAAAAGGCAACACTGCTCAGTGTAGCACCTACCAGGGATGTTCTCCAAGGCAATGACAATGAACATCAGACAAACAGTGGGTTTTTTCCAGCAAAATGACTCTACGAGCAGAAAATGTGGGATATGGCATATTGTAAAAACTAAAGGGAAGTGCCCAAACATCAGAAGTCCTCTGTCTCAGAGACGTGTTACATTGAAAAGAAGCACTCACAAAATTCAGCAGCCCTTATACTGTAGCCCATCTATCAGCCTCCACAGCTGATAACCCATTTAATCCTCAGTAAACCCATTTAATAACATCCCAAGACAAAAACGGGACATTATTTCAGCCCATATGGGGATCCCACTTTTTATAATATGCATGCAAGTCACCCACACACATCAGACTTCCAGGCCCAGTTCTCCACCAGCCATTCCAGGATTATGGGATTATGGGATGTGAACCCAGGTAAGCAGCAGGATCTGCACAGGGATTGCAAGGAGGGTCCTACCTGGGCTCCAACCAAGCATTAGAGAGGTAAATGCAGAACCATTTTGGAGAAGGTGAGGTGGACAGAGGAAGGAGAGCTTACCAGGCCTGTAGAGGGAACAGGGCCTTGCCATCATCCCTCCCCATCATGTGCCCTCAACCTTGCTGCAGCTCACATCTGTTCTGTGGGTGCTCTGcagccttttcctctccttttctcaTCTACTGGCCATGGTAATTCCTCTGGACAGCAGTTTTGTCTCCTGGCTTGTCCGTGGAAGGAGCCCTTGGGGAACAGGGCCACATCCCTCTCATGCTGCTGGAGTTATGTCCATTCTCTGGAttgcagcccagcagagctgggtgatGCTGCTCTCACCTGAGCACTGCTGTCACAGGTGAAGGTGGCTGGATCCACTCACTGAGGAGGGGTGGCCTGTGTGTTCCTCACTTCCTGGGGGCAGGTGAGAGAGAGGCTTCTACACCTGAACTCTCTGAGgacagcacagagctcagctAGAGCCCCAGCCTGCCTACATCtcacctcctccctcctctggcTTCATCCACCTGGGCATGGAGGACTGTGGCTGTGTGTGACAGCGCTGCTGGGACTTCAGAGAACGCAGGAAATATTCAGAGGCTGTTTGTTCTCCAGGTTGCAGGCATAGGCTGCAGAAAGCAGGTCAAAGGGTGAGTGAGTTCACAGGCTGCTGGCTGGGTTGACACAGTGCTTGCCATGATGTTCCAGCAGCTATAAATTGCTGTCAGCTCCACTTCACCAGGGTCAGCtcctgcagaggaggagggagagggttTTTACCTGCACTGAGCTCTCCACCTGGCTCAGAAGTGAGAAGAGCAGGCAAGAAAGAGGCAGGACAAGGCAGCGTCCTGGAGCAGCATGGCATCTCTGCTGGACCTAGCCAGACCTTCTGCTGTCGTCCTGCAGCTGTCTGTGCTGCTTGCTGTAgtctttgtgctgctgaaggTGCTCCAGTTGTAccagaagaggaagaaactCATCAAAGCTCTGGAGGCATTCCCTGGCCCCCCAAAACACTGGCTCTATGGCCACAATCACCTGGTAAGGAGtgagctgggctcagctggGGTGGGTTTGTCACAACTGTGCACGGTATCAGACAGGATGAGAAGGACTGGatggggtgtgtgtgtcccctgcTCCTGTCTCCTCCTACAGGAGAGGACCTCTGCACAGGGAATGCTGCCAAGgcctctgcagggcaggaggaaggggtGCTGGATATATTGTGTGCACCATTTAACAAAAAAGAGTCATGCTCTTTTCAATCATGCCCTTAAACAAAGAGTTATGGGACTTCCCTGAAGTTATTTAAATATGAGCAATCATAAAATGTCTCTCTGCTACATGAAACCTTCTACCAATAGGAGTGTCTTACCCTAGAGCCACTGAAAAGGGCATGGCCACAAAAGCAGGGTGTTTTAATGCAGCCATTTTCATCATTCTCTAGTGAAGATGTCTTGCTTTCACACTGCATGCCCACCTTGCACTGCTGAAACTGGGGAACAGGGGTGTGACAGCCTTGGtcctcctggcactgcccatgccagctgcagctcccaagtgccacacggggctgctccaagcccaggCCATCCTAAGGTGTCTcagctgccaccagcccagcagGGGACTCTCCATGGAGCTCTCTGGTGCTGCAGGGGTTTGGAGGCTCAGGCAGCTTTGCCTCTTGCACACAGTCCCTCTGCAACACTCACTCTCCCCTCCACCTGCAGCATGAGAGCTCCTGTGTGGCAAGCAAGTCCTCCCACTCTTCCTTCATTTCCTAAGAGAGAACGTCTTGCTTGTGCTTTCCATGAGACTGCAAGTTTAacctctgctctccctggcaTGTCCCTCTTCTATCTTTATTAATCCCTGATTAACTCTCATTGCAGATAGGTTCTAAAAACTTCTTAGACCAGATAGTGTCATGGGGAGAAGAATATCCCTATGCCTTTCCCAGATGGTTTGGACCAGTCCTGCCTTCTCTAATCATCCACCATCCTGAATATGCCAAAAGCGTACTTGGCCGAACAGGTGAGTCTCTACCTCCAGTTTTGAGAAGTCTTTGACACTTTCCTGCCAAGAAAATACTGGGGAACTTGCCTGGAGTTATCCCCTCTGCCAGCTTCCTTCACAGCTATTGCAATTCTTCTTTTGCTCCTCTTCACAAACTCCCAGGCTGCCCCAGGTTTCATGGAGCAGTTTGTAGTCCTGTGCAAAACAGAGCCCAGGTGCCTGTTCCTTCCAATTTCCTGTCAGTTCCCAGTTTGAGGGTCATCTGTCTTATTGTCTTCTTTGGCCTCTACCACCACAATATTTGTGCTTCCCAGTAAACCCAGTAAAAATTGTGAGCTGTCATGGCAATGGCTGTCAGAAGGCATCTTCAGTCTTCTCCTCTGCTCCCTTCTGTGGAGCATATGAGTGGTACATACATGGCCATCCCCAGTAACTCCCATCCATTGTTCTCGGTTTTGGAATTTGCCATGGCTGCTTCTTTtccacacacattttttttttgttctaactttctctcttttttcaaGTCCACTGCTGTCATAATTGTAGATGATCACTTTTAAACTACCTCTGGTGgtacagtattttaaatattgaaatgaGGTGAGATTAATTCTATCATGTGATTTAGAGGGCGAAATCTAATGcaaatttatcctgaattttctcttttgttgtgTTGAATTCATTATTTATTCATACATTTCTGAtatctgtttcattttacaGATCCCAAGGCTAGTGTACCCTACAAATTCCTAATTCCCTGGATTGGTAAGTCAAAAGCAGCAGTAAGGCTGTCAGAGCTGTGATCAGAGCCTGCAGGAGCTGACTGTGCCTTTGCTGTTTGTGCTTCAGGGGAGGGGCTGCTGATCTTGGAAGGAGGCAAATGGTTCCAGCACAGGAAGATGCTGACCCCAGCCTTTCATTACGATGTGCTGAAGTCTTACGTCACCCTGATGTCAGACTCAGTCAAAGTGATGCTGGTAAGAATCCCCACTCCTGCTACTTTTACCTTTCAGCTGTGAAAcggtgaaaataaaaaaaatgagtgAGAAAAAGAGACAGCACTTAGAGAGTTTCTACTTTCACTGAATTTTTGGAGTAGTTTTAAGGTGCTAAAATAGCTCCCCTTACCTTCCTTTGGACATTCCACTCTTTCTCTTTGTTTGCCAATAAAATCAACCACTGCAAGAATAACCTCTCATACCTTGATGTGTATCCTTTCATACCTGGGAAAAGAAATGTGCAGAGGAGTTAGATTAGGTTCATGGACTATATAATGAACTAGGGCCTCTGCttccagaaaagaaagcaattttcaaTGTGGGTCTGAGAAGAGGGACAGGAAAATATGACCATAGATGGCAGTCTGTCTCTCCTTACCACTGGCTCTCCCTCTAGGATAAATGGGACAAGAAGATCATGGAGAGGAAGTCAGTGGAGCTCTTTCAAGACGTCAGCTTGATGACACTAGACATCATCATGAAGTGTGCCTTCAGTTATAATTCCAACTGTCAGACTCAGAGGTCAGTGACTGAATTTCCAAAGCCTGGCAAAGCAAGCCCTCCTGTTTCACCACTCATTTTGCTAACACCAGCTTTCACCTCGGCCTCCTTACAGCGACTCCCACTATTATATTAGAGCTGTTTTTGACCTGACCTACCTCCTGAGCCAGAGAATCCAGTCTTTTTCCTTCAAGGATGTCTTCTACAACTTGACTAGCAAAGGCCATGAGTTTCAGGATGCCTGCAAGCTGGCCCATTCCCACACAGGTATTCCTGCCCTTTTCTCCCCAGTCCTTTCTCCCAGCTGAACCTCTCCCCTACTTGCCCCTGGAGTGGCCAGAGGGTTACACATTAAACAGAGTCCAAGCTGATGACCGAGTGGTCAAATTCATGAGGGTACTCTGGAGGGGCAGGATGCACAGAACTCACCTCTCCTCTGTGCAGATCAGGTAATACAAGAAAGAAAGCTGTTGCTCTCCAATGAGAAGGAACTTGACAAGATCCAGAAGAAGAGGCACCTGGATTTTCTGGACATTCTTCTTTGTAGCAAGGTGAATGTTTGAAATGATCCTACCAAACGCCAAACAGAACCGTGTGGCACCGAGGGTGTGTCAGCACAAGAAGGGAAACACAAGAGACACCAAATCATAAAAGTCCTTTGGGTATAAGAATAAAAGACCCGTGTGTTCAGGAATGACATGATCTCCTCTTTCTTAGGATTCAAATGGAGTTGGACTGTCCGATGAGGACCTGCGTGCCGAGGTGGACACCTTCATGTTTGAGGGTCACGATACCACGGCCAGTGGCATCTCCTGGCTCTTCTACTGCATGTCACTGCACCCAGAGCACCAGCAAAGGTGCAGGGAGGAGATCCAGGACATCCTGGGGGACCGAGATACCATTGAGTGGTGAGCTAGGACTTCTCATTCCTTTATCTTGAGCTCTTTTAATTTACCCTTGAAGGCCTTTGACAACCCTCCCAACATTCTTCTCCCTAAACTGGAGAGATAAGGATTTGATGGGTGGTCTGTTTGGTGGTTGAGGAATTGTCTGGAAGGTGGCATCCAGTGGGTCGTGGTCAATTGTCCAGATCAGTGACAAGTGGtttccctcaggggtctgtacTGGGACAGAGCAGTAACATCTTTGTCAGTGACATAGACAAACTGAGTGAGTGCATCCTCATCAAGTTTGCTTTCAGGGAGGACCTTGGGAAGATGACCTACACCACAATGTGCATCAAAGAGAGCTTACGCCTATTCCCACCCGTTCCTGCTGTGTCCCGACAGCTCTCCAAACCCATCACATTTCCTGATGGACGCAGCTTGCCAGCAGGTCTGTGGAGTTTGTTCatcctttgtgctgctgtctgTGACAAGTGAGGCTTTCTTGCTCTGTGTGGAGGGGATAGAGGGTTTTCCAGACTCCCTTCTCTCTCCTGTATCTGTACAGAGCTACCACAGCTTGCTGCAGAGTGAGTCTGGAAAGGCTGGCCAGACAGAGTCCAAGGACATGCTCCAGAGCTCAGAGGAGACTTGTGGAGTGTTGTTCCTGTTCAAGTGAAAGTGATACACTGATAGAAATAAAGGGACCCAGCTCTGAGGTCTTTGTTTTTGACATGTGAGGTTTTCAGGAGATCCCTGCCAGATCTCCTGcaacagcccctgcagagcccagggagggAGAGCATCCCCAAAA is a window from the Poecile atricapillus isolate bPoeAtr1 chromosome 7, bPoeAtr1.hap1, whole genome shotgun sequence genome containing:
- the LOC131581216 gene encoding cytochrome P450 4B1-like, translating into MASLLDLARPSAVVLQLSVLLAVVFVLLKVLQLYQKRKKLIKALEAFPGPPKHWLYGHNHLIGSKNFLDQIVSWGEEYPYAFPRWFGPVLPSLIIHHPEYAKSVLGRTDPKASVPYKFLIPWIGEGLLILEGGKWFQHRKMLTPAFHYDVLKSYVTLMSDSVKVMLDKWDKKIMERKSVELFQDVSLMTLDIIMKCAFSYNSNCQTQSDSHYYIRAVFDLTYLLSQRIQSFSFKDVFYNLTSKGHEFQDACKLAHSHTDQVIQERKLLLSNEKELDKIQKKRHLDFLDILLCSKDSNGVGLSDEDLRAEVDTFMFEGHDTTASGISWLFYCMSLHPEHQQRCREEIQDILGDRDTIEWEDLGKMTYTTMCIKESLRLFPPVPAVSRQLSKPITFPDGRSLPAGCQAGVNIFAIHRNRDVWEDPEVYDPLRFSPENSAQRHSHAFLAFSAGSRNCIGQQFAMNEMKVALALTLLRFELYPDVSKLPIMLPQMVLRSSNGIHLRLKKIF